One window of Novosphingobium sp. 9U genomic DNA carries:
- a CDS encoding FAD-dependent oxidoreductase, whose translation MSTLDTRHDQMFPVLDARQIETARRFASGPAQHFGSGEQVYAIGEVGAPAWLVLAGTIDVVRRDGLNHEAAITTHGAGHLSGEVNQLSGRPSIAGGRAGEGGCTAVPFDAAHLRALMIGSADVGEVIMRALILRRVALIEDGGAGTILIGTPGSPDVVRIQGFLTRSGYPNLVLDASADAEGHALVERIGVHHDELPLLVCPNGSILRRPSDAEVAACLGMLPEIAADKVYDVAIVGAGPAGLAASVYAASEGLSVLVVEERAMGGQAGASARIENYLGFPTGISGQALAGRAYNQALKFGVEMAIPLGAVQLECADRKPGEAIPLDLAQDQRVHARTLVIASGARYRRPDVPGLEQFEGNGISYWASPIEAKLCANEKVALVGGGNSAGQAVVFLADHVAELHLIVRRPLEETMSHYLVERIAALPNVTMHVGSEIAELEGDHDSGLTAATFRVRKTGETSRCELRHMFLFIGADPNAGWLQGCVETDAKGFVVTGGTGGLPLETSQPGVFAIGDVRAGSTKRVAAAVGEGAAVVAQIHAKLAEV comes from the coding sequence ATGAGCACGCTCGACACTCGCCACGATCAGATGTTCCCGGTTCTCGATGCGCGGCAGATCGAGACGGCCCGGCGCTTCGCGAGTGGGCCGGCACAGCACTTCGGCAGTGGTGAGCAGGTCTACGCCATCGGCGAAGTCGGAGCGCCGGCCTGGCTCGTCCTCGCAGGCACGATCGACGTCGTGCGTCGCGACGGGCTCAACCACGAGGCGGCGATCACGACGCATGGCGCGGGCCATCTGTCGGGCGAGGTCAACCAGCTGTCCGGCCGGCCATCGATCGCCGGCGGTCGCGCTGGCGAGGGCGGCTGCACGGCAGTTCCCTTCGACGCGGCGCACCTGCGCGCGCTGATGATCGGCTCGGCGGACGTGGGCGAAGTGATCATGCGGGCGTTGATCCTGCGGCGCGTGGCCCTGATCGAGGATGGCGGCGCCGGCACGATCCTGATCGGCACGCCCGGCAGTCCTGACGTGGTGCGCATCCAGGGCTTCCTTACCCGCAGCGGCTATCCTAACTTGGTGCTCGATGCCTCTGCCGATGCCGAGGGCCATGCGCTGGTCGAGCGCATCGGCGTGCACCATGACGAGCTGCCGCTGCTCGTCTGCCCGAACGGCTCCATCCTTCGCCGGCCGAGCGATGCCGAAGTGGCCGCGTGCCTGGGCATGCTGCCGGAGATCGCAGCCGACAAGGTCTATGATGTCGCCATTGTCGGGGCAGGGCCGGCGGGCCTCGCAGCGTCGGTCTACGCCGCGTCCGAGGGGCTGTCGGTACTCGTCGTCGAGGAGCGGGCCATGGGTGGCCAGGCAGGTGCCTCGGCGAGGATCGAGAACTACCTGGGCTTTCCCACCGGCATCTCGGGGCAGGCGCTGGCGGGCAGGGCCTACAACCAGGCGCTGAAGTTCGGCGTCGAGATGGCGATCCCGCTCGGCGCGGTGCAGCTTGAGTGTGCAGACCGAAAGCCGGGAGAGGCGATCCCGCTCGATCTGGCGCAAGATCAGCGGGTGCATGCCCGCACTCTGGTGATCGCCTCCGGTGCGCGCTACCGCCGCCCCGACGTGCCCGGCCTGGAGCAGTTCGAAGGCAATGGTATCTCCTACTGGGCCTCACCGATCGAGGCGAAGCTGTGCGCGAACGAAAAGGTCGCACTGGTCGGCGGCGGCAACTCGGCAGGCCAGGCGGTGGTGTTTCTGGCCGACCATGTTGCCGAGCTGCACCTCATCGTGCGCCGCCCGCTCGAAGAGACGATGTCGCACTACCTGGTAGAGCGCATCGCCGCGCTGCCCAACGTCACCATGCACGTCGGCAGCGAGATCGCCGAACTGGAAGGCGACCACGACAGCGGTCTCACGGCCGCGACCTTCCGCGTTCGCAAGACGGGCGAGACGTCGCGCTGCGAGCTGCGGCACATGTTCCTGTTCATCGGCGCCGACCCGAACGCGGGGTGGCTGCAAGGCTGCGTCGAGACGGACGCGAAGGGTTTCGTGGTGACCGGCGGGACTGGCGGGTTGCCGCTGGAGACCAGCCAGCCCGGCGTCTTCGCGATCGGCGACGTGCGCGCAGGCTCCACCAAGCGCGTTGCGGCCGCGGTAGGGGAGGGCGCTGCGGTGGTCGCGCAGATCCATGCGAAGCTGGCGGAAGTCTAA